Proteins from a single region of Urocitellus parryii isolate mUroPar1 chromosome 4, mUroPar1.hap1, whole genome shotgun sequence:
- the LOC113181664 gene encoding diphthamide biosynthesis protein 3-like: MAVFHDEVKMEDFQYDEDSETYFYPCPCGDNFSITKDQFMCGETVLAPSSNKELVKC, encoded by the exons ATGGCTGTGTTTCACGACGAGGTGAAGATGGAGGACTTCCAATATGACGAGGACTCCGAAACGTATTTCTACCCCTGTCCGTGTGGGGATAACTTTTCTATCAC CAAAGATCAATTTATGTGTGGAGAAACAGTCCTGGCCCCTTCATCCAACAAAGAATTAGTTAAATGCTGA